A genomic segment from Pseudoduganella chitinolytica encodes:
- a CDS encoding aldehyde dehydrogenase (NADP(+)) has product MEIKGEMIIGRKAVLGKEGTVKAVDPSRNAQIEPPFGLASAAELEQACTLAWQAFDRYRETTPEQRAKFLETIADRIMDLGPALIERAMQESGLPQARLEGERGRTCNQLRLFAKVVRDGRYLSATLDSALPDRAPAPRPDLRLRKIGLGPVAVFGASNFPLAFSVAGGDTASALAAGCPVVVKAHSAHLGTSELVAKAVQQAAIDSDMPEGVFSMLIGAGQTIGQNLVSHPHIKAVGFTGSRAGGVALMKTAAARPEPIPVYAEMSSINPVFLLEGALANEKLPQQFADSLTLGAGQFCTNPGLLIALESPALDKFVQGTVAALQAKGAATMLTPGIHQAYTTGVAKLGKVEGVTLLAQGQTTDNPCSAVAALYTTDAATFLAKPELEDEIFGPCSLLIRCHSEAQLIDVAEHVEGQLTAAVHATGADIGLAKKLLPTLERKAGRILFNGFGTGVEVAHAMVHGGPFPSTSDSRSTSVGASAIDRFLRPVSYQDVPAELLPAALAGDNPLGIPRVVDGELVLK; this is encoded by the coding sequence ATGGAAATCAAGGGTGAAATGATCATCGGCCGCAAGGCCGTGCTGGGCAAGGAAGGCACCGTCAAGGCCGTGGACCCGTCGCGCAACGCGCAGATCGAGCCGCCGTTCGGCCTCGCCTCGGCAGCCGAACTGGAACAGGCCTGCACGCTGGCGTGGCAGGCGTTCGACCGCTATCGCGAGACGACGCCCGAGCAGCGCGCCAAGTTCCTCGAGACCATCGCCGACCGCATCATGGACCTGGGTCCGGCGCTGATCGAGCGCGCGATGCAGGAATCCGGCCTGCCGCAGGCGCGCCTGGAAGGCGAGCGCGGTCGCACCTGCAACCAGCTGCGCCTGTTCGCGAAAGTCGTGCGCGACGGCCGCTACCTGTCCGCCACGCTGGACTCCGCGCTGCCTGACCGCGCCCCCGCCCCCCGCCCTGACCTGCGCCTGCGCAAGATCGGCCTGGGCCCGGTCGCCGTGTTCGGCGCGTCGAACTTCCCGCTGGCCTTCTCCGTCGCCGGTGGCGACACCGCGTCCGCGCTGGCGGCCGGCTGCCCGGTCGTCGTCAAGGCCCACTCGGCCCACCTGGGCACGTCCGAGCTGGTGGCCAAGGCCGTGCAGCAGGCCGCCATCGACAGCGACATGCCCGAAGGCGTGTTCTCGATGCTGATCGGCGCCGGCCAGACCATCGGCCAGAACCTCGTCAGCCACCCGCACATCAAGGCGGTGGGCTTTACCGGCTCGCGCGCCGGCGGCGTCGCGCTGATGAAGACGGCGGCCGCGCGGCCGGAACCGATTCCCGTGTATGCCGAAATGAGCAGCATCAATCCCGTGTTCCTGCTGGAAGGCGCGCTGGCCAACGAAAAACTGCCGCAGCAGTTCGCCGATTCGCTGACCTTGGGCGCAGGCCAGTTCTGCACCAACCCTGGCCTCTTGATCGCGCTGGAATCGCCGGCGCTGGACAAGTTCGTGCAGGGCACCGTCGCCGCATTGCAAGCCAAGGGCGCGGCCACCATGCTGACCCCGGGCATCCACCAGGCCTATACCACCGGCGTCGCCAAGCTGGGCAAGGTCGAAGGCGTCACGTTGCTGGCACAAGGCCAGACCACCGACAACCCGTGCAGCGCCGTCGCCGCACTGTACACGACCGATGCCGCCACGTTCCTGGCCAAGCCGGAGCTGGAAGACGAGATCTTCGGCCCCTGCTCGCTGCTGATCCGCTGCCACAGCGAAGCGCAGCTGATCGACGTGGCCGAACACGTCGAAGGCCAGCTGACGGCGGCCGTGCACGCGACCGGTGCCGACATCGGCCTGGCGAAAAAGCTGCTGCCGACCCTGGAGCGCAAGGCCGGCCGCATCCTGTTCAACGGCTTCGGCACCGGCGTCGAAGTGGCCCACGCGATGGTGCACGGCGGCCCGTTCCCGTCCACGTCGGACAGCCGTTCCACCTCGGTGGGCGCTTCCGCGATCGACCGCTTCCTGCGTCCCGTGTCGTACCAGGACGTGCCGGCCGAGCTGCTGCCGGCCGCGCTGGCGGGCGACAACCCGCTGGGCATCCCGCGCGTCGTCGACGGCGAACTGGTGCTGAAGTAA
- a CDS encoding MFS transporter codes for MNTSSIGKARWAISTIFLLNGAGIGLWAAHVPVVQARAGLDTGVLGMLLLTIAGGAMAAMPAAGWLTTHWGTRRTTLWAAFAFAAMTALLIGTSHVAALFVAAFAFGAANGALDVSMNANASEVEIARGTPTMSSFHAFFSLGGLIGAAGGGLLVEHGLGDGRGALAFSVVTIVAVLLTAPRVLHTPAVGASASHFALPRGPALVLGLLALLCMAVEGALVDWSALLMTERTGATPGSAALGYSAFSIAMAACRFAGDRLTVRFGSPTLMVAGGLSMLLGLLIAVTSTHHALSAVGFALVGLGAANVVPLIFAAAANIPGTAPGVGVATAATVGYTGLLLGPPVIGWIAAQTNIAVALGVLSLSGIVIAFNARVVRTARAR; via the coding sequence ATGAATACCTCTTCCATTGGCAAGGCGCGCTGGGCGATTTCCACCATTTTCTTGTTGAACGGGGCCGGTATCGGCTTGTGGGCCGCACACGTGCCGGTGGTGCAGGCACGCGCCGGCCTCGACACCGGCGTGCTGGGCATGCTGCTGTTGACGATTGCCGGCGGCGCCATGGCCGCGATGCCGGCCGCCGGCTGGCTGACCACGCACTGGGGCACGCGCCGCACGACATTGTGGGCCGCGTTCGCATTTGCAGCGATGACGGCGCTGTTGATCGGCACGTCGCACGTGGCGGCGCTGTTCGTGGCCGCCTTCGCGTTCGGCGCGGCCAATGGCGCGCTGGACGTGTCGATGAACGCCAATGCCAGCGAAGTGGAAATCGCCCGGGGCACCCCAACGATGTCGTCGTTCCACGCTTTCTTCAGCCTGGGCGGCCTCATCGGTGCGGCTGGCGGCGGCCTGCTCGTGGAACACGGCCTCGGCGACGGCCGTGGCGCGCTGGCGTTCAGCGTCGTCACGATCGTGGCCGTGCTGCTGACGGCCCCGCGCGTGCTGCACACGCCGGCTGTCGGCGCCAGCGCCAGCCATTTCGCGCTGCCGCGCGGGCCGGCACTGGTCCTGGGCCTGCTGGCGCTGCTGTGCATGGCGGTGGAGGGCGCCCTGGTGGACTGGAGCGCGCTCCTGATGACGGAACGCACGGGCGCAACGCCGGGCTCGGCCGCCCTGGGCTATTCGGCATTCTCGATCGCGATGGCGGCGTGCCGCTTTGCCGGCGACCGGCTGACGGTGCGCTTCGGTTCGCCGACCTTGATGGTTGCCGGCGGCCTGTCGATGCTGCTGGGCCTCCTGATCGCCGTGACTAGCACGCACCATGCGCTGTCGGCCGTCGGCTTCGCGCTGGTCGGGCTGGGCGCCGCCAATGTGGTGCCGCTGATCTTTGCCGCGGCCGCCAATATTCCCGGCACGGCGCCGGGCGTGGGCGTGGCGACGGCCGCCACCGTCGGCTACACGGGCCTGCTGCTGGGGCCGCCGGTGATTGGCTGGATCGCCGCACAGACCAATATCGCGGTGGCGCTGGGGGTGTTGTCGTTGTCCGGTATCGTCATTGCGTTCAATGCGCGGGTGGTGCGGACGGCGCGAGCGCGCTGA
- a CDS encoding IS4 family transposase produces MLDDALHFLVQAQEDPDWARLGRHLPSEWIEQAVVHTGKASIRRRRLPAEQVVWLVVALALYRHQSISEVVDDLDLALPDVQAPFVSKSAVAQARQRVGAEPLRALFEISAKAWSEQDRKQYLFKGLSLYAMDGTTLKTADTPEQRDHFGEQSYASGRIASYPQVRGVTLTAVPTHLIRDAKFGPYGINEMLYAKELLASIPDDSLTVFDKGFLSAEILCGLTVGGTNRHFIIPAKSNTKWEVVGGTADDAMIEMRVSPQARKKCPDLPETWRARAITIIDQSARKHVLLTSLCDTKRYTAKDVATCYTRRWQIETSYRELKQTMMGRALTLRSRTVEGVYQEIWGTLTAYNLIRLEIAKAALAVKCEPTEVSFIRAFHVIQYELHWAAVTRSHGKLPALMQRLRQRLLMLLNEERPGRKIDRAVKALPHRYTVRVLKKDLN; encoded by the coding sequence ATGCTTGATGACGCGCTCCATTTCCTCGTACAAGCCCAGGAAGACCCGGACTGGGCCCGCCTGGGACGGCACTTGCCTTCCGAGTGGATCGAGCAAGCGGTTGTACACACTGGCAAAGCGAGCATTCGACGGCGCCGGCTGCCGGCCGAGCAGGTAGTGTGGCTCGTCGTCGCCTTGGCGCTGTACCGTCATCAGTCTATCAGTGAAGTGGTTGACGACCTGGACCTTGCGTTGCCGGACGTGCAGGCGCCTTTCGTAAGCAAAAGCGCGGTAGCGCAGGCACGGCAGCGTGTTGGCGCCGAACCACTGCGGGCATTATTCGAGATCTCAGCAAAGGCATGGTCGGAGCAGGATCGCAAGCAGTACCTGTTCAAGGGACTAAGTCTGTATGCGATGGACGGCACGACATTGAAGACGGCGGATACGCCGGAACAGCGCGACCATTTCGGCGAGCAGTCGTATGCCAGTGGCCGGATCGCCAGCTATCCGCAAGTGCGTGGTGTGACCTTGACTGCCGTGCCGACCCACCTGATACGCGATGCCAAGTTTGGCCCTTACGGCATCAACGAGATGCTGTACGCCAAGGAGCTGCTCGCATCGATTCCGGATGATTCGCTTACCGTCTTCGACAAAGGTTTTCTGTCAGCCGAGATTCTGTGCGGCCTGACCGTCGGAGGAACGAACAGGCACTTCATCATTCCAGCCAAGTCCAATACGAAATGGGAAGTCGTTGGCGGTACTGCCGACGATGCGATGATCGAAATGCGCGTATCGCCCCAGGCACGCAAGAAGTGCCCGGACTTGCCTGAGACTTGGCGCGCACGCGCCATTACGATCATCGACCAGAGCGCACGCAAACACGTATTGCTGACCTCACTATGCGACACCAAGCGCTACACGGCCAAAGACGTTGCGACTTGTTATACCCGGCGCTGGCAGATCGAAACGAGCTATCGCGAACTCAAGCAAACGATGATGGGCAGGGCGTTGACGCTGCGCAGCCGTACCGTCGAAGGCGTCTACCAGGAAATCTGGGGAACCTTGACTGCCTATAACCTGATCCGGCTGGAGATCGCCAAGGCCGCACTGGCGGTGAAGTGTGAGCCGACTGAGGTCAGTTTTATCCGTGCATTCCATGTCATCCAATACGAACTGCATTGGGCAGCAGTAACCCGCTCACATGGCAAGCTGCCCGCCTTGATGCAGCGCCTTCGCCAGCGTCTGCTCATGCTACTGAATGAAGAACGGCCCGGTCGAAAAATCGACCGGGCCGTGAAGGCCTTACCTCATCGCTACACTGTCCGCGTCCTGAAAAAAGACCTTAACTGA
- the kdgD gene encoding 5-dehydro-4-deoxyglucarate dehydratase has product MQPKELQTVLSHGLLSFPVTDFDANGDFRPDTYAKRLEWLAPYGASALFAAGGTGEFFSLTPDEYTGIIKTAVDTCRGKVPILAGAGGPTRAAIAYAQEAERVGAQGILLLPHYLTEASQDGLIRHVEEVCKSVDFGVVVYNRGACRLTADSLEILADRNPNLIGFKDGIGDIELMVSIWRRMGDRFSYLGGLPTAEVYAAAYKALGTPVYSSAVFNFMPKLAMDFYHAVAADDRETQNRLLDEFFLPYLAIRNRKAGYAVSIVKAGAKIAGYDAGPVRAPLTDLTEEEYAMLEKLMRAQGPQ; this is encoded by the coding sequence ATGCAACCTAAAGAACTCCAAACCGTCCTGTCCCACGGCCTGCTGTCGTTCCCCGTGACCGACTTCGACGCCAATGGCGACTTCCGTCCCGACACGTACGCCAAGCGCCTGGAATGGCTGGCACCGTACGGCGCCTCGGCGCTGTTCGCGGCCGGCGGCACCGGTGAGTTCTTCTCGCTGACCCCGGATGAATACACGGGCATCATCAAGACCGCCGTCGACACCTGCCGCGGCAAGGTGCCGATCCTGGCCGGCGCCGGCGGCCCGACCCGCGCGGCCATCGCCTATGCGCAGGAAGCGGAACGCGTGGGCGCGCAAGGCATCCTGCTGCTGCCGCACTACCTGACGGAAGCGAGCCAGGATGGCCTGATCCGCCACGTGGAAGAGGTCTGCAAGTCGGTGGACTTCGGCGTCGTCGTGTACAACCGCGGCGCATGCCGCCTGACGGCCGATTCCCTGGAGATCCTGGCCGACCGCAATCCGAACCTGATTGGCTTCAAGGACGGCATCGGCGACATCGAACTGATGGTCTCGATCTGGCGCCGCATGGGCGACCGCTTCAGCTACCTGGGCGGCCTGCCGACGGCGGAAGTTTACGCGGCGGCCTACAAGGCGCTCGGTACCCCGGTATACTCGTCGGCGGTATTCAACTTCATGCCGAAGCTGGCGATGGACTTCTACCACGCCGTGGCGGCGGACGATCGCGAAACGCAGAACCGCCTGCTGGACGAATTCTTCCTGCCGTACCTGGCCATCCGCAACCGCAAGGCCGGCTACGCCGTGTCGATCGTCAAGGCGGGCGCGAAGATCGCCGGCTACGACGCAGGTCCGGTGCGCGCACCGCTGACCGACCTGACGGAAGAGGAATACGCGATGCTGGAAAAACTGATGCGTGCCCAGGGCCCGCAATAA
- a CDS encoding aldose epimerase family protein has product MRSLLCVALLAAAGQAGATGIAVRPYGVTAAGTNVERVTLTNDRGMQLSYIDYGATIVAATAADRSGARRNVVLDLPDLAAYQRSTRKWGAIIGRYAGRIGGARYTLDGKTVQLQPNLRGLTIHGGPPGYEHRVWQRRDFADSASIGSVYTLVSPDGDQSFPGKLALRVTYRLLRASDEFRIEYEAVTDAPTVVNFTNHAYFNLAGAGSRGLATHRFQIDADRYAVTDANRVPTGELASVAQTPLDFRRPASAAARLQGPSALLGDPPGFDHSLVLTKAPGKLARVAVIDDTASGIRMTVGTTEPSAQFYTANAFDGKEVGSSGTAYERYDGFAFETQHLPDSPNQPAFPSTALRPGDVFRSVTSFRFTRQ; this is encoded by the coding sequence ATGCGCTCATTGCTCTGTGTCGCCCTGCTGGCTGCGGCGGGGCAGGCCGGCGCCACCGGCATCGCCGTGCGGCCCTACGGCGTGACAGCTGCCGGCACCAACGTCGAACGGGTCACGCTGACCAATGACCGCGGCATGCAGCTGTCCTACATCGACTACGGTGCCACCATCGTGGCCGCCACGGCGGCCGACCGGAGCGGTGCACGCCGCAACGTCGTCCTCGACCTGCCCGACCTGGCCGCCTACCAGCGCAGCACGCGCAAGTGGGGCGCCATCATCGGCCGCTATGCGGGCCGCATCGGCGGCGCGCGCTATACCCTGGATGGCAAGACCGTGCAGCTGCAGCCGAACCTGCGCGGCCTGACGATCCACGGCGGCCCGCCCGGCTACGAACACCGCGTCTGGCAGCGCCGCGACTTCGCCGACAGTGCGTCGATCGGTTCCGTCTATACGCTGGTCAGTCCTGACGGCGACCAGTCCTTTCCCGGCAAGCTGGCGCTGCGCGTGACGTACCGCCTGCTGCGCGCCAGCGACGAGTTCCGCATCGAATACGAAGCGGTGACGGACGCGCCGACGGTCGTCAATTTCACGAACCACGCCTACTTCAACCTGGCTGGCGCCGGCAGCCGGGGCCTCGCCACGCACCGCTTCCAGATCGACGCCGACCGCTACGCCGTCACGGACGCGAACCGCGTGCCGACGGGAGAGCTGGCCAGCGTGGCGCAAACGCCGCTGGACTTTCGCCGTCCCGCCAGCGCCGCCGCGCGGCTGCAGGGGCCATCCGCGCTGCTGGGCGATCCCCCCGGATTCGACCACAGCCTGGTATTGACCAAGGCGCCCGGCAAGCTGGCGCGCGTGGCCGTCATCGACGACACGGCCAGCGGCATCCGCATGACGGTCGGGACGACCGAACCGTCGGCCCAGTTCTACACGGCCAACGCGTTCGACGGGAAAGAGGTGGGCAGCAGCGGCACGGCCTACGAGCGTTACGACGGCTTCGCGTTCGAGACGCAGCACTTGCCGGACAGCCCGAACCAGCCGGCATTTCCATCCACGGCACTGCGGCCTGGCGACGTGTTCCGCTCCGTGACCAGCTTCCGCTTCACCCGGCAATAG
- a CDS encoding FadR/GntR family transcriptional regulator codes for MSDLTATVTPPKRRHRNLAQGVVESISAGIREGVLKPGEKLPTESVIMELHGVSRTVVREAISHLQAAGLVETRHGIGTFVLEPPAPPLLISADTIRTIGDVLAILELRISLETEAAWLAAARRTDEQAQDMASALQRIVQGGSVEADVQFHLLIAQATGNRYFVDILTHLGTTIIPRARVNSAQLAHDDPAVYLERVNREHEDIYHAILRRDPEGARAAMRTHLSNSRERLRKAQEETAAAA; via the coding sequence ATGTCCGACCTGACCGCCACTGTTACGCCGCCCAAAAGGCGCCACCGCAATCTCGCCCAGGGGGTGGTGGAAAGCATCAGCGCCGGCATTCGCGAAGGCGTGCTCAAGCCTGGCGAGAAGCTGCCGACGGAATCCGTCATCATGGAGTTGCATGGCGTCAGCCGCACCGTGGTGCGCGAAGCCATCTCGCATCTGCAGGCCGCGGGCCTGGTCGAAACACGCCACGGCATCGGCACGTTCGTGCTGGAGCCACCGGCCCCGCCGCTGCTGATCTCGGCCGACACGATCCGCACCATCGGCGACGTACTGGCGATCCTGGAGCTGCGCATCAGCCTTGAAACGGAAGCGGCCTGGCTGGCCGCCGCCCGCCGCACCGACGAGCAGGCGCAGGACATGGCGTCGGCACTGCAGCGCATCGTGCAGGGCGGCTCGGTGGAGGCGGACGTGCAGTTCCACCTGCTGATCGCGCAGGCGACGGGCAACCGCTATTTCGTCGACATCCTGACGCACCTGGGCACGACGATCATCCCGCGCGCGCGCGTCAACTCGGCGCAACTGGCGCACGACGACCCGGCCGTCTACCTGGAGCGCGTCAACCGCGAGCACGAGGACATCTACCACGCCATCCTGCGGCGCGATCCCGAAGGCGCGCGGGCGGCCATGCGTACCCACCTGTCCAACAGCCGCGAGCGCCTGCGCAAGGCGCAGGAAGAAACGGCGGCGGCGGCCTGA
- a CDS encoding DUF488 domain-containing protein, translated as MQAIFTIGHSNRTIEEFIGLLSDQRIDLLIDIRTVPKSRANPQFGQDLLPPVLAAAGIAYEYIAALGGLRHARKDSPNSGWRNKSFRGYADHMQSDEFNAGVDVVLVRAADRRCALMCAEAVPWRCHRSMVADALAVRGIPAEHIINRGKTRPHVLTSFARVDGVRIAYPPPDAEGEPGGEAPCC; from the coding sequence ATGCAAGCCATCTTCACGATTGGTCACTCGAACCGCACCATCGAGGAATTCATCGGTCTCCTGTCGGACCAGCGCATCGACCTGCTGATCGATATCCGCACGGTGCCGAAATCGCGCGCCAACCCGCAGTTCGGGCAGGACCTGTTGCCACCGGTACTGGCGGCCGCCGGCATCGCCTACGAGTACATCGCCGCCCTTGGCGGCTTGCGCCATGCGCGCAAGGATTCACCCAACAGCGGCTGGCGCAACAAGTCGTTCCGGGGTTACGCGGACCACATGCAATCCGACGAGTTCAATGCCGGCGTCGACGTGGTCCTCGTGCGGGCGGCCGACCGCCGCTGCGCCCTGATGTGTGCCGAGGCGGTACCGTGGCGCTGTCACCGCTCGATGGTGGCCGACGCCCTTGCCGTGCGTGGGATTCCGGCCGAACACATCATCAACCGCGGCAAGACGCGGCCGCATGTGCTGACCTCGTTCGCGCGGGTCGACGGCGTGCGCATTGCCTATCCGCCGCCCGACGCAGAGGGCGAGCCGGGCGGCGAAGCGCCTTGTTGCTAG
- a CDS encoding SMP-30/gluconolactonase/LRE family protein produces MAQPSIERIDGVHCATGESPAWDAATRAWYWVDIPAKRIWRLDAAGRTRSWQAPEMVACLAPRARGGLVAGMETGMFDVDLFDNGSVAVTLLGKPADLGAGMRFNDGRTDRQGRFWSGTMFMDMSAGKDVGKLYRYDGNGLSAPVVEGLFTQNGLSWSPDGRTMYLSDSHPNSRLVWAFDYDVATGVPSHRRVFANLADHVGRPDGAVVDADGCYWSCANDAGCLLRFTPAGKLDRRIDLPFMKPSMCTFGGDDLETLIVTSIVSGKPEDAAWGGAVVLLRPGVQGLADAPCAF; encoded by the coding sequence ATGGCGCAGCCGTCGATCGAACGCATCGACGGCGTGCATTGCGCGACGGGCGAAAGCCCGGCGTGGGATGCCGCCACGCGGGCGTGGTACTGGGTCGACATCCCGGCCAAGCGCATCTGGCGGCTCGATGCCGCCGGCCGCACGCGCTCGTGGCAGGCGCCGGAAATGGTGGCCTGCCTCGCGCCGCGTGCGCGCGGCGGCCTGGTTGCCGGCATGGAGACGGGTATGTTCGACGTCGATTTGTTCGACAACGGCAGCGTCGCCGTCACCCTGCTGGGCAAGCCGGCCGACCTGGGCGCGGGCATGCGCTTCAACGACGGCCGCACCGATCGCCAGGGCCGCTTCTGGAGCGGCACCATGTTCATGGACATGAGTGCGGGCAAGGACGTCGGCAAGCTGTATCGCTACGATGGCAACGGCCTGTCGGCGCCCGTCGTCGAAGGGCTGTTCACGCAGAACGGGCTGTCCTGGTCGCCGGACGGGCGCACCATGTACCTGTCCGACTCGCATCCGAACAGCCGCCTGGTGTGGGCGTTCGATTACGATGTCGCGACGGGTGTGCCGTCGCACCGGCGCGTGTTCGCCAACCTGGCCGACCACGTGGGCCGGCCGGACGGCGCCGTCGTCGATGCGGACGGCTGCTACTGGAGCTGCGCCAACGACGCCGGCTGCCTGCTGCGCTTCACGCCGGCCGGCAAGCTCGATCGCAGGATCGACCTGCCGTTCATGAAACCGTCGATGTGCACGTTCGGCGGCGATGACCTGGAGACCCTGATCGTCACGTCGATCGTGTCGGGCAAGCCGGAAGATGCCGCGTGGGGCGGCGCCGTCGTGCTGCTGCGCCCCGGCGTGCAGGGCCTGGCCGACGCGCCCTGCGCGTTCTGA
- a CDS encoding PEP-CTERM sorting domain-containing protein has translation MLKKMALMAGLAACGIARAEVQHLKVVYQGFHDEIYTQSFQAHLQQIAYFDVDDRNGDGTFSHDEVIEFEWSDVYYTAGSSCTDGGVIWNCLSSFSYTPGSNPSFAATFHVSDDMFPWGVTLVAGQYYRYSTQHGRGEYWTWTPRTRTLVLPAGAPIPAVPEPAQYGMLGLGLAGILATSLRRRRAG, from the coding sequence ATGCTGAAGAAAATGGCTTTGATGGCAGGGCTCGCGGCCTGCGGTATCGCGAGGGCGGAGGTGCAGCATCTGAAGGTGGTCTACCAGGGTTTCCATGACGAGATCTACACGCAGTCGTTCCAAGCGCACCTGCAACAGATTGCCTACTTCGACGTCGACGACCGCAACGGCGACGGCACCTTCTCACACGATGAGGTCATCGAATTCGAATGGTCCGACGTGTATTACACGGCCGGCAGCAGCTGCACGGACGGTGGCGTGATCTGGAACTGCCTGAGCAGCTTCTCGTACACGCCCGGCAGCAATCCATCGTTTGCCGCCACCTTCCACGTCAGCGACGACATGTTCCCCTGGGGTGTGACGCTCGTCGCCGGCCAGTATTACCGCTACAGCACCCAGCACGGCCGTGGCGAGTACTGGACGTGGACGCCGCGCACCCGGACGCTCGTCCTGCCCGCCGGCGCGCCGATCCCGGCTGTCCCGGAACCGGCCCAGTATGGCATGCTGGGGCTGGGGCTGGCCGGCATCCTGGCCACCTCGCTGCGCCGGCGGCGCGCCGGCTGA
- a CDS encoding DeoR/GlpR family DNA-binding transcription regulator, protein MQLAEERRRLIVAAVDHEGKVLAAELAQRFQTSEDTIRRDLRDLDLAGRLRRVHGGAIRRVGGETSFGQRESADLQRKALLAQALRPLLQPGDTVLIDAGSTNLALARQLDDGCAATIVTNSPHITLALGEFRQTRVILLGGTYSAQCGAVLGARTLADIEQLRADLCIVGLCGLDSRRLGTSDGEEAILKRAMLAGSARRAAAVLNERFGAPAPFFLGTPAELDHLAVEADLPADHMAALGDVANGPELIVAERP, encoded by the coding sequence ATGCAATTGGCAGAAGAGCGGCGGCGGCTGATCGTCGCGGCAGTCGACCATGAAGGGAAGGTGCTGGCAGCCGAACTGGCGCAGCGTTTCCAGACCTCCGAGGACACGATCCGGCGCGACCTGCGCGACCTGGACCTGGCGGGACGGCTGCGCCGGGTCCACGGCGGCGCGATCCGCCGCGTCGGCGGCGAGACCAGCTTCGGCCAGCGCGAGAGCGCCGACCTGCAGCGCAAGGCCTTGTTGGCGCAGGCGCTGCGGCCGCTGCTGCAACCGGGCGACACGGTGCTGATCGATGCCGGCTCCACCAACCTGGCACTGGCGCGCCAGCTGGACGACGGCTGCGCCGCCACCATCGTCACGAATAGTCCCCACATCACGCTGGCGCTGGGCGAATTCCGCCAGACGCGCGTCATCCTGCTGGGCGGTACCTATTCGGCGCAATGTGGCGCCGTGCTGGGTGCCCGCACGCTGGCCGACATCGAGCAATTGCGCGCCGACCTGTGCATCGTCGGGCTGTGCGGCCTCGACAGCCGCCGCCTGGGCACCTCCGACGGCGAGGAAGCCATCCTGAAGCGCGCCATGCTGGCCGGCAGCGCGCGGCGCGCGGCAGCCGTGCTGAACGAGCGCTTCGGGGCCCCGGCACCATTCTTCCTGGGCACGCCCGCTGAGCTGGACCACCTGGCCGTCGAGGCGGATCTGCCGGCCGACCACATGGCGGCCCTGGGCGACGTCGCCAATGGCCCCGAACTGATCGTCGCGGAGCGCCCATGA